The genome window AACACAGCTAAAATGCAGGCAAAAATAATACTTTTCAAAAAATCATCAAAAAGATAAAATGCATACATAAATAAACATGCGCAAATTAACTCATTGAAAGGATACATATAAGAAATTTTTCTCTCACAAAAAGCACATTTTCCTTTTAAAAATACAAAAGAAACAATAGGGATTAAATGATAAAATTTCAAAGGGTGTTTACACTTGGGGCATTTTGACCGCGAACTTACGATGCTTTCCTTGCTAATGCTCCTCAAAATTACAACATTGGCAAAAGACCCCACACAAAGACCAAGCAAAAAGAAAAAAATCATTTACCAAAGGTTCTTTTGCGCTTTTTAAATTCACCAATAATATTTGCGATTTCTTTTTTAGTTAGTGCTGGAAATAAAGTCTGACTAAAGTAAATTTCTGCATAGCTTGACTGCCATAATAAAAAATTAGAAATACGCTTTGCACTTCCAACTCTTAAAAACAAATCCACATCTTCACTTAAATCCAAATGGGCTTGTATATTTGCTTCATTGATTTCAAGATTTTTTTCAAGCACCCTTTTAACCGCTCTTACTATTTCATCTTTACCCCCATAAGAAATAGCCAAATTCACGCACAATTTCTCATGAGCTTGGGTTTGTTCTTGAAAATGATGTATTTTTTGCAAAGTCAATTCATCTAAAAGGCTTAAATTTCCTATAGCCTTAAAACGCACTTCATTGGCAATAAATTTTGGCAAAGACTCATCTAAATATTTATTTAGTAATTTAAAAAGAAATTCCACTTCTTCTTTAGGTCTTTGCCAATTTTCTGTACTAAAAGCATAAAGGGTTAAATTTTGAATTTTCTCATCAATGCAAACTTCTATTATCTTTTCTACAACCTTTGCACCATGACTATATCCTATTTTTTCCAAAAGTCCATTTTTTCTTGCCCATCTTCTATTGCCATCCATTACCACAGCAAGATGTTTTAGTTCATTCATTTTAGCCCTTTATATCCATCAATCTCTTAAAAACAAACATCGGTTGAAGTGAACTAACCACTTCAAATTTAAAATGCTCATTCAAAAACTGTGCTACCTTAGAAAATGGTGTTTGTATACGCTCTACCTTGCCATCATTAACAATGATCTTCAAAGCTCCAAAAATTTCAAAATACAAATATACCTCTAAAATATTTCCATTTTTTCTTGCTTCAAACAAAGCTCGATTTCCTTCATATACAAAAGGTATATGATAAACCCCTTCAAAAAACGCAAAAAACATTTCTTTATACACTTCAAATTCATAAGTATGACTACTATTAAGCAAACCTTGAATAACAGCTTTTTTATACCAACCATCTTCGTCTGCGTGCTCTAAAAGTCTTTCTATAAACTCCCCACCTTGTTCAAAAAGCCGAATTTTAGGTTTTTTCAAAAGATTTTTAAAAGAAATCACCCCTCTATCTTCATACACTTCAGCTAAGTATTCTTCCCCTACTTCAAGCTCTATCATGCTTTTTGTTTCAAGTTTTTTGGTATTTAAAAGCAACACATAACGATTATATGCACGTTTTTCAAGAATTTGCATTCTTACTGGCAAAGTAGAATTAATGATGTTCACCAAAGCTTCCTTAATTCATCAGCCAAAATAAAAGCAAGTTTTTCTTTTTTTTCTTTTGCACTTTGAAAAGTATGTTTATGAGTGATAAAACAAATGCTATTTTCATCACTTCCAAAGCCCATATGCTCATCTAAAACATTCAAACACACCATATCTAGCTTTTTATCTATTAAAGATTTTTTAGCATTTTCTAAAGCATTTTGCGGATCAAATTCCATTTTAAAGCCTATTTTTTTGCCTTTAAAATCCAAATTTTTCAATATATCTTCATTGAGTTTTAAACTTAGATCAAGTCCATTTGGATGTTCATTTTTCTTAATCTTCCCCTTATAAGCTTCAAGAGTAAAATCACTCACAGCAGCCGCCATAATCAACACATCAAAGTCTTTGTATTTTTCTAACTTCTCTTTTAATTCTAAAGAAGATTCAAATTTTTCCAATGCATAAGGTGTTTTAAAATCCACCGAACTCACCAACACCACTCTTGCACCTAAAAAATACAAAGCATCGGCAATAGCCTTTGCCATTTTACCACTTGAAAAATTACTAATACATCTTACATCATCGATCTTTTCTTTAGTACCGCCACCACTGATAACAAAGCTTTTATTTTTGAAAAAATCCTCCTGCATTAGACTTCTTTTTAAAGCACTTATAATGCTATCTAGCTCAGCCAAAGCACCCAAGCCCTCATCTTTGCAAGCTAAAGTCTTTACTACAGGATCTATAATGATACAACCTTGATCTTTTAAATTTTTTAAAGATGTTTGAGTGCTAAAGTGCAAATACATTTTTGTATTTGCAGCAGGAGCAATCAAAAACGGTTTGCTTTTATCCACCGCCATTAAAGTTTGGATAAACAAATTATCTGCTATCCCGTAGTTTAATTTATTAATAGAATTAACACTAGCAGGCGCAAAAAGCACCCCATCACAGTCTTTACTAAAAGCGATGTGATTATTTGTATTTTGCCAACTCTCATTTTCTTGACACAAAAGCTCATCTGCTAAAGCTTCAAAACTAAGCTTGGTTGCAAAATTCATCACACCCAAACTAAGCAAAACCTTAACTCTAAAGCCCTCTTTTTTTAATAAAGAAATAAGCTCATAAGCTTTATAAAAGGCGATACTTCCGCTTACTGCTAGCAAGATGGTTTTCATTTTTTTCCTAATTTTTTATAGAAAAACTCTTCTATGGTTTGCGCTTTAGCTCTATTGATATACAAAGACCCTTTGGCTACATTTTTATACACCGTGCTTCCTGCTGCAATGATCACTTCATTTTCTATTTCAACCGGAGCAATAAACTGCGTGTCAGAACCTACAAAAACATTTTTACCTATCTTAGTTTTATGCTTTTTAACCCCATCATAATTACAAGTAATCGTGCCACAACCTATATTAGTTCCCTCATCAATCTCACAATCACCTAGATAACTCAAATGCCCCGCCTTAACTCCATTAAGTAAAGCATTTTTACACTCAACAAAATTTCCTATATGAGTGTTTTTAATCTGACATTTTGGACGCAAATGCGCCAAAGGCCCTACATCGCTATTTTCCACCACACTATCTTCAATCACACTAGAACTTTTGATGATAGAGTTAATAATTTTTGATTTTCCTTCTATGCGCACATTCTCATACACCTCGCACTCACCTACAAACTCTACATCATCTGAAATAAAAGTCGTCGCAGGCATATGAAAAATCACCCCTTGCCTCATCCATTCTTTTTTAATCGCTTCTTGCATAAGATCTTGTGCCAAAGAAAGCTCAACCTTATCATTTACCCCCATGAAATCTTGCTCATTCACAAACACCGCATCGATTTCATAGCCTTTTTCTCTTGCTAAATACACCGCATCAGTGAGATAATACTCTTTGGCTTTGTTTTCATTTTTTATCAAAGGCAACACTTCTTTTAAAATCGAAGCTTTGATGGCATAAACTCCGCTATTGCAAACGCTTATAGCAAGTTCTTCCTTGCTTGCGTCTTTTGTTTCTACGATTTTTTGAATTTTATTTTCTTTTAGCACTATTCTTCCATAGCTTTTTGGATCCTTAGCATCAAAAACAGCTACATTAAAATCACTCTCATTTAAGGCTATTTTCTCTAGATCCTCTGCCTTTACCAAAGGCATATCTCCACATAAAATCAAAACTTTTTCATGCTTACTCTCATAGCCCCTTAAAGCTCCTGCAGTACCTGGAAAATTTTGCAAGTCTTGCTCTAGGAAACGCGTGCTAGGAAAATGCTCCAAAACCACCTGCTCCACTTTCTCTTTCTGATGTGAAAGCACCACGCATACATCATCGCTGATTTTATATGCTTGTTTTAAAATATGCAAAATCATCGCTTTTGATCCGATTTTTTGAAGCACTTTTGGGTTTTGTGATTTCATACGCGTGCCAAGTCCAGCAGCCAAAATAAGCACAGAAATTTTCATACATAACCTTTTTAAAAATTTATTGCTTATTTTATCAAGCTAAAGTAAAAAATTATCTACATTTATTTTATAAATTAATCTTGCATTCTTTTAAGAGTAAAATTGCTAAAATACTTTCTTTATTTTTATATTATGAGGAAAAAAATTGAGGGTTTTATTTATTTTGTTTTTATCAAGCTTAGCTCTTTTAGGTGCTGAAGCAACCATACCAACTGTAAATTTAAGTCTTAGTGCACCAAGTAGCCCTCAACAACTTGTAACCACTTTAAACATTGTCATAGTTTTAACCATACTCGCACTTGCACCGACAATCATTTTTGTAATGACTTCATTTTTAAGACTTGTAGTGGTGTTTTCTTTCTTAAGAACGGCCCTTGGTACTCAAACCATGCCACCTAACACCATTTTAGTAACCCTAGCTTTAATCTTAACTTTTTTCATCATGGAACCTGTGGCTACAAAATCATACAACGAAGGTATAAAACCTTACATCGCAGAACAAATCGGCTATGAAGAAGCTTTTGCAAAAAGTGTAAAGCCTTTTAAAGATTTTATGCTTAAAAACACAAGAGAAAAAGATTTGGCTCTTTTTTATCGGATTAGAAATTTAGAAAACCCAAAAACCATCGATGATGTACCTTTGACAGTTTTAGTTCCTGCTTTTATGATCAGCGAGTTAAAGACGGCTTTTGAAATAGGCTTTTTACTTTTCTTGCCTTTTTTGGTAATTGACATGGTAGTAAGCTCGGTACTAATGGCCATGGGTATGATGATGTTACCTCCTGTGATGATTTCCATGCCTTTTAAGCTACTCATATTTGTACTTGTAGATGGGTGGAATTTGCTCATACAAAATTTAGTCAAAAGCTTTTTAACCTAGCTTAGAATAAATTTAAGCATTTTTATTTGCACTTTTAAATGAAAGGCTTTTATGGAATTTGCTATCTTTGGAAAACATCTCTTCACCGATCTTGCTTTTAAACTCAAAGCACACAATCAAAAAGAAAGTAAAAAAGCCTTTAAAATCATAGAAAAAAATCAAAACAAATACTACTTTGTAGGCTATATCCAATATGAATTTCACAAATACCTAGAAGACAAAAACTATCAAAGCAAAGAACCTTTTTTGTATTTTTTTGCTTACAAAACACGTAAAAAATTCTCAAACAAAACACAAGCTTTAGATTTTTATCCGCAATTTACCCGCGAACTTGACCAAGAGCAGTATTTTCAAAATTTTGAAAAAGTCAAACAAGCCATCGCAAAAGGACAAAGCTACCAAGTCAATCTCACTCAAGAATTACATTTACAATCCAATCTTAACATGTATGAGAGTTTTTTAAGTCTTTATTCTAAACAAGACACTCCTTATAAAGCCTATATGAAAAATGAATTCTTAGAACTTGCTTCTTTTTCACCTGAGCTTTTTTTTAAAATCAAAAACAACAAAATCACCACAAAACCTATGAAAGGCACCATTAAACGCTCAGGCGACCCTGAAGAGGATGAAAATTTCAAAGCTTTTTTAAAACAAGATGAAAAAACCATCAGTGAAAATGTCATGATCGTGGACTTACTACGCAATGACATATCTAAACTAATCAAGAAAAATTCCCTAAAATGTAAACTTTTTGAAGTCAAAACCTACCCCACTTTACACCAACTCATCTCAAAAATCAGCGGCACACTCAAGCCAAAAAGCACTTATTTTAAAATTTTTAAAGCCTTGTTTCCTTGTGGTTCTATCACCGGTGCGCCCAAACTAGAAACAATCAAACTCATACAAAGCCTAGAGCAAAGAGAACGTGGTATATACTGTGGAGCTATAGGCTTCATCCATAAAAATAAAGCCAAATTTAGCGTAGCCATACGCACCTTAGAACAAAAAAATCACGAAAACCATCTAAAATACGGCGTAGGCAGTGGGCTTGTATGGGACTCACAAAAGCAAGATGAGCTAGAAGAACTCAAACTCAAAAGCAAAATTCTAAAGCCTGATTTTTATTTATTTGAAACGATGTATTATAAAGATCATTTTGTCTTATTTTTTAAAGAACACTTGACAAGACTACTAAATTCGGCTAAATTTTTTGACTTTAACACACAAAAAATCATGCATGATTTTAAAAACATACTTACCCAAAAAGATAAAAAAACGCACTTTAAATCTCTACAAAGCTTCAACGAAGCAGTTTTCAATAAAGCATTTTTTCTCACCAAAAGTCACTTTAACCCAAAAGGCCAAAAAGCTCTCAAACTAAAGCTTTTTAAAAACGGCTCTTATGAGTTAGAATTTAGTGACTTGCATAACAACCCTAGCACCAAAATACTCCTAAGCAAAGACAAGCTAAAGCCAACTCTTCTTACTCATCACAAAACATCTTTGCGTAGCTTATACCAAGCCCATGCACCTTTATGGCAAAAGCACCACTGTTATGATGTTGTTTTTTTCAATGACCAAAACTTACTTTGCGAAGGATCAAGAACCAATATCATCGTTAAAATCCACAATGAGTATTTTACTCCTTATGCAAAACACTGCCTAAATGGCATATACCGACAAGCACTTTTAAAACACAAACTCATCAAAGAAAAAAACATCACTCAAGATGAACTTTTAAATGCTGAAGAAATTTACGCCATCAACTCTTTAAGAGGTTTAAAAAGGGTGTTTATATGAAAGTTTTAATCATAGACAATTACGACTCATTTACCTATACCATTGCTTTTTATCTCAAAGAACTAAACATTCCTTATCAGATCATACAAAATGATCAATTCAAAAATCCCAAAAAACTTGAAAAATACAACTTCACTCATCTTTTAATCTCCCCAGGTCCCAACTCTCCAAAAGAGTCTAAGCTAAGCTTAAAAGCCATTAAACACTTTAAAAAAACTAAAAAAATTCTTGGTATCTGTCTAGGACATCAGTGTATAGCCCATGCTTTTGGTGGCAAAATTTCAAAACTCCCCAACCCAACCCACGGTAAAGTAAAAACTATAAAATTTAAACCAAATCCACTTTTTAAAAATCTTGAACAAAATTTTAAAATTTGTTTATATCACTCTCTTTATGTTAGCCATATAGGCAAAAAATGCGAAATTTTAGCCCACAACGAAGACAATATCATCATGGCTTTAAAACATAAAAAATACGACATCTATGGAGTACAATTCCACCCCGAAGCCATACTAAGCCAAAATGGAAAAAAGCTGCTTAAAAATTTCTTTGTTATATAAAGATTAGTTTTTATTTATGAAATTTTTATTATTAAACTTATTTTAAACATTAGCAAATTATAATTACGCCTTTTGTTACATTTCATTTATATTAGGAGTAAACATGACTTGTTTCACGGGGGGGGGGAATCGATAATTCCCAAATCAAACATTCTTTAAATTCATCAAACCAACTCTCATTTTTTACGAAAAAAACCTTTCTTTCTTTAGCAACTATTTCATTTTTAGCTAGCTATGCTAATGCAAACATCATAAGTGATCATAACCATTCAAGTGGTACTATCCAAATAACTAGTAAAAACCAAAGAGATATCAGTGGTGGAGGTTGCAGTAATACAAACTGTACGATAAGTGATACTAAAAATCAACAAATCACTATTAGCGGACCCAATGGTGGTACTTTAACCATAACTCAAGATGGTAAGATTGATGCTAATGGACAAGGTGTTTTGGTAAATAGTAGTGCTAATAATGTAACCATTGATAATCAAGGAGTGATTAAAGGTAGTGTTAGTGGTATCAAAGTAGAAGGAAGCACGGCAAATAAAGTAACCAATAGTGGCACTATACAAGGTGGAAGCCACTATGGGGTATTTGCTAGCGGTGGAGCCACTATTCATAGTATTGAAAATAGCGGTTTAATAAATGGACAATCAGGTATATTTATACATGCTTCAAAAACTGGAACAATTAACAACAGCGGAGCTATTAATGGAACAAAAGATTACGGTGTTATGGCTTATAATTCCAACATTGATTCTTTAAATAACCAAGGAGAAATATACGGAAGATACGGTATTTTAGCTCAAGAAAATGCTTCTATTAAAACAATTAAAAATCAAGGCAGTATTATAGGAAACCATGGTATTTATTTTCATTATAGCAATATTCAAACCATTGACAATCAAGGACTTATATTTGGAAATACAGGAGGGGTTTATATAGAAGGTGTAAATAACTCTATAAACCATATCAAAGCAGAAGGTGAAAACGCTATCATTGCAGGAGGCACTACAGGGATTAAAATCTTCAACAAAAGCACCATCGGCTCAAATGATAAATCCCCTAACACCAACGCTATTGATCTAGACAATGGCGCAGTAATTGCCTCAGCTACAGTTAAAGATGATAAATTAACATACAACCCAAATGGCACAGCCTTGCAAAATGATGGCACTATTAAGGGCAATATCAATCTTAACAATGAATCTAAAATCATTGGTTCTGTTTTAAATAAAAACACTATCACAGGCAATATCACTCTTAATGGTAAGTCTTATATCACTTCCATTAACAATGAAAAAACCATCCAAGGTTCTATAGACTTAAAAGGTAATTCTCAAATAGGCACTATCTTTAACGAAGGCACCATTGAAAAAGGTATCCATCTAGATCAAAGCTTTATATCTTCTATAGAAAATAAAGGCACTATTAATGGTGATGGTATCACACTAGCAAATAAAAGTCAAGTAGGTTCTATCATTAACCATGAGGGTGCTAAAGCTGATTTAGACTTAAAAGGAGGCTCTTTTGTAGGTTCTATCACTAACAATGGTGATATGACAATCACTAGAGATGATACAAGTAAGATAGGTATATTTAATAATCATGGTAATATAAACAATGAATTTGAAAACAAAGATAATTTAGATGTCTTGATGAATGATGAGGGTGCTATCTTAGAAAAAGGTTTAGATAATAGTGGAAAAATCAATTCAGGTATTGATAATAAAGGTACTATCCAACAAACTCTAGCCAATAGCGGCTCTATTACCATTATAGACAACAAAGGCAATATAGAAAGCATTAGCAATCTAGCAAATACAAAAACTAAAGACAATAAAGACAAAGCCCATATTGGAACTATCATCAACTCAGGAACCATTAGCCATGTTAAAATGCCTTTAGCAACACTAGATGATACAGCTAATATGGATCATGCTTATGCTATTTATAATAATGGCACAATAGACTTTTTATATAATCAAGCTAATGCTGTCATTAATGGAGGCATTAACAATGAAGGCTCTATGAATATCATCAATCATGGTAGCATACACAATGGTATTACAAATACAGGTACTATTACACTTAGTTCTAATTTTACTCCAAGCTTTAACAAAGCAAGTGAACATAATAATGGCTTTATTGGTAAAAATAACAATGGCCACCAATTAGAAAACAATAATAAGGGTAAAATTAGCATAGATGGTTGGTATTTTAATGCTTTAGAATATACTAAAGATAACAACCAAAGATTAGAAAATTCTATCATCATAGGTGGAGATAATCTAGGTGGTATTTATGCAGATAATATTTATGTTAATACTAAAGATTTAGTATTAAATCAAATCTATGATAGTAATACTTTCTTTGCAGATAAAAATGGAAATAGCCAAGGAAATGAAACTAACAATGGTGCAGGTGTAGATGCAAGCAATATCCATAGCATTAGTGGAATTTATAACTTTGTGAATGTAGGTAAGGGTCAATATGCAGCCGTAGTAGATACTAAAGAACTTAGTGGTAAAACCTTAGCAAAGTCTATGGTATATGCTTCAAGATTAAGAGCGATTAATATCTCTAATATGTTAAGAGACATCACCTCTCAAAACTTCCAAACAGAATTCTCTCAAGCATTAAATATGCAATTATCTAAACAAGGTGAAGCTTATGGTAATGATGCAGACTTATTAGCAGAATTAGAAGACATCTTCATTCCTAATAAAAACCCACATGCAAAAAACCATACTTTCTTATTGCCTTATTATAATCACTCTAATATCAAGATAGGAAAAACAACAGGTCATTTAAAGGTTAATACTAGTGGTTTAATAGGAGGTTCTCAAAGAGAACTACCTAAAGACTATGGTGTGATAGGTTTTTATCTAGGATATGAAGATAGTAAAAAAGAACAAGCTAGACAAAGACTAAGATTTGATGATAAAACATACTATGGTGGTTTAACTTATTATGGAGTATTAGCAAGAGATGGGATTAATCAATACTATCTTAGTGCTAGAACAATCTTAGATTATACTCAAAGTGATATAGAAAAAAGCTATCAAAGCTTACCTGTTAGTGTAGAAAGTGATACTAAGGTATATGGTTATGGAGCAGAAATTAAACTAGGTGCAAATTATTATAATACTTTAGATATTGCAAGAATTTCTCCTGAGCTTGGTCTTAGTTATTATGGTATGAGTAATAAAAACTTTTCTCTTTATCACTTAGGTGGAACAAAAGAACACTACCTAGCAGAACAGTTTAATTTTATTGATGCAAGTGCTGCTTTAAAATGGTATAAACCATGGAGTGATAAATTAAGAACCAATCTTACTATGGGAGCTATTGTAAACTTATACAATGATGCAAAAGGAAATTTAAAACTAGGCACTAATCATCTTAGTGCAAAAGTAGAAACTTCAAAGTATTATGGGTTTGGACAATTAGGTCTTTCTTATGCTATAGCACATAATGCTGACTTATCACTCAATTATGCAGGTGCATTTACCTTTGATGATACTAGTTCACATACGATGTTTTTAAAACTAGGTTTATGGTGGTAAGTTTTTTCACACTAACTATGATAGTTAGTGTGAAACTAAACTCAATTGCCCAGAGTTTGCTTGAAATAATTATAGACAACAAACAAACAACAACAAACAAAAGCACGTTAATCAAGAATACAAGTGTGTAATGGTATATAAATACCAAACTCCTTATTAGGCAAACTCTCTAATAACATTAAGCTAAAAAGCTTAATGCTTATTAGCAAACTCTGGGGAGTTGGGTGGGGTTTAGAAGCTCTCATACTCTTTAGCGATGAAAACCTCACCATCTTTCACAATCAATGGACGTTTTATAAGTGTAGGACTTTGCAAAATCATCGCTTTAATCTCATCTTGACTTAGGCTTTGAAGTTTTTCTTTGTTTAGCCCTATTTTTCTAGCACTCGTACCTGCTGTGTTGACAAGCTCTAAAACACTTCTTTTGCTAAGCCAAAATTCCAAAGTTTCCTCATCTAGCTTTTTAATATCCAAAAACTCTAATTCAATTTGCTTGGAATTTAAATAATCCATAGCTTTTTTAACACTACCACAATTTTTAATACCATAAAATTTTAACATTTTCTTGCCTTTTTAACTAAATCTGCGATAATAAACGCTAACTCTAAAGCTTGATCAGCATTTAACCTTGGGTCACATTGTGTTTCATAGCGTTTAGAAAGTTCTTCTTGGGTGACATTCAAAGAACCACCTACACATTCGGTTACATTTTGCCCTGTCATCTCTAGGTGCACCCCTCCAGGATAAACCCCTTCGCTTATAGCGATTTCAAAAAACGCACGTACTTCTTGAATAATTTTGTCAAATTCTCTTGTTTTAAAATTCCCTGATTTGACTGTATTAGCATGCATAGGATCAACACTATAAAGGATGTTAAATCCTTCTTTTTTCAACTCTTTAAATAATCTTGGCAAGGCATTTTCTATCTTTTCACAACCCATACGAATGATGAAATTTAACCTACCCGCTTCATTGTTTGGATTTAAAACATTTGCTAGCTTTTTGATCTCATCTAAATCATAATTAGCACTAAGTTTAACACCAAGTGGATTTTTCACTCCACTTAAAAAATGCACATGCGCTTCATCAACCTTTCTTGTGCGTTCACCTATCCAAAGCATATGCGCTGAACAATCATAAATTTCCCCGCTTAAACTATCTACTCTAGTCAAAGCTTCCTCATAAGGTAAAAGCAAGGCTTCATGAGAGGTGTAAAAGGCGGTTTGAGAAAGATTTGGCGTATCAGTGATACCACATG of Campylobacter sp. 2014D-0216 contains these proteins:
- the fliP gene encoding flagellar type III secretion system pore protein FliP (The bacterial flagellar biogenesis protein FliP forms a type III secretion system (T3SS)-type pore required for flagellar assembly.); translation: MRVLFILFLSSLALLGAEATIPTVNLSLSAPSSPQQLVTTLNIVIVLTILALAPTIIFVMTSFLRLVVVFSFLRTALGTQTMPPNTILVTLALILTFFIMEPVATKSYNEGIKPYIAEQIGYEEAFAKSVKPFKDFMLKNTREKDLALFYRIRNLENPKTIDDVPLTVLVPAFMISELKTAFEIGFLLFLPFLVIDMVVSSVLMAMGMMMLPPVMISMPFKLLIFVLVDGWNLLIQNLVKSFLT
- a CDS encoding anthranilate synthase component II; translated protein: MKVLIIDNYDSFTYTIAFYLKELNIPYQIIQNDQFKNPKKLEKYNFTHLLISPGPNSPKESKLSLKAIKHFKKTKKILGICLGHQCIAHAFGGKISKLPNPTHGKVKTIKFKPNPLFKNLEQNFKICLYHSLYVSHIGKKCEILAHNEDNIIMALKHKKYDIYGVQFHPEAILSQNGKKLLKNFFVI
- the coaBC gene encoding bifunctional phosphopantothenoylcysteine decarboxylase/phosphopantothenate--cysteine ligase CoaBC, which translates into the protein MKTILLAVSGSIAFYKAYELISLLKKEGFRVKVLLSLGVMNFATKLSFEALADELLCQENESWQNTNNHIAFSKDCDGVLFAPASVNSINKLNYGIADNLFIQTLMAVDKSKPFLIAPAANTKMYLHFSTQTSLKNLKDQGCIIIDPVVKTLACKDEGLGALAELDSIISALKRSLMQEDFFKNKSFVISGGGTKEKIDDVRCISNFSSGKMAKAIADALYFLGARVVLVSSVDFKTPYALEKFESSLELKEKLEKYKDFDVLIMAAAVSDFTLEAYKGKIKKNEHPNGLDLSLKLNEDILKNLDFKGKKIGFKMEFDPQNALENAKKSLIDKKLDMVCLNVLDEHMGFGSDENSICFITHKHTFQSAKEKKEKLAFILADELRKLW
- the glmU gene encoding bifunctional UDP-N-acetylglucosamine diphosphorylase/glucosamine-1-phosphate N-acetyltransferase GlmU, with amino-acid sequence MKISVLILAAGLGTRMKSQNPKVLQKIGSKAMILHILKQAYKISDDVCVVLSHQKEKVEQVVLEHFPSTRFLEQDLQNFPGTAGALRGYESKHEKVLILCGDMPLVKAEDLEKIALNESDFNVAVFDAKDPKSYGRIVLKENKIQKIVETKDASKEELAISVCNSGVYAIKASILKEVLPLIKNENKAKEYYLTDAVYLAREKGYEIDAVFVNEQDFMGVNDKVELSLAQDLMQEAIKKEWMRQGVIFHMPATTFISDDVEFVGECEVYENVRIEGKSKIINSIIKSSSVIEDSVVENSDVGPLAHLRPKCQIKNTHIGNFVECKNALLNGVKAGHLSYLGDCEIDEGTNIGCGTITCNYDGVKKHKTKIGKNVFVGSDTQFIAPVEIENEVIIAAGSTVYKNVAKGSLYINRAKAQTIEEFFYKKLGKK
- the uppS gene encoding polyprenyl diphosphate synthase gives rise to the protein MNELKHLAVVMDGNRRWARKNGLLEKIGYSHGAKVVEKIIEVCIDEKIQNLTLYAFSTENWQRPKEEVEFLFKLLNKYLDESLPKFIANEVRFKAIGNLSLLDELTLQKIHHFQEQTQAHEKLCVNLAISYGGKDEIVRAVKRVLEKNLEINEANIQAHLDLSEDVDLFLRVGSAKRISNFLLWQSSYAEIYFSQTLFPALTKKEIANIIGEFKKRKRTFGK
- a CDS encoding autotransporter outer membrane beta-barrel domain-containing protein → MVNSSANNVTIDNQGVIKGSVSGIKVEGSTANKVTNSGTIQGGSHYGVFASGGATIHSIENSGLINGQSGIFIHASKTGTINNSGAINGTKDYGVMAYNSNIDSLNNQGEIYGRYGILAQENASIKTIKNQGSIIGNHGIYFHYSNIQTIDNQGLIFGNTGGVYIEGVNNSINHIKAEGENAIIAGGTTGIKIFNKSTIGSNDKSPNTNAIDLDNGAVIASATVKDDKLTYNPNGTALQNDGTIKGNINLNNESKIIGSVLNKNTITGNITLNGKSYITSINNEKTIQGSIDLKGNSQIGTIFNEGTIEKGIHLDQSFISSIENKGTINGDGITLANKSQVGSIINHEGAKADLDLKGGSFVGSITNNGDMTITRDDTSKIGIFNNHGNINNEFENKDNLDVLMNDEGAILEKGLDNSGKINSGIDNKGTIQQTLANSGSITIIDNKGNIESISNLANTKTKDNKDKAHIGTIINSGTISHVKMPLATLDDTANMDHAYAIYNNGTIDFLYNQANAVINGGINNEGSMNIINHGSIHNGITNTGTITLSSNFTPSFNKASEHNNGFIGKNNNGHQLENNNKGKISIDGWYFNALEYTKDNNQRLENSIIIGGDNLGGIYADNIYVNTKDLVLNQIYDSNTFFADKNGNSQGNETNNGAGVDASNIHSISGIYNFVNVGKGQYAAVVDTKELSGKTLAKSMVYASRLRAINISNMLRDITSQNFQTEFSQALNMQLSKQGEAYGNDADLLAELEDIFIPNKNPHAKNHTFLLPYYNHSNIKIGKTTGHLKVNTSGLIGGSQRELPKDYGVIGFYLGYEDSKKEQARQRLRFDDKTYYGGLTYYGVLARDGINQYYLSARTILDYTQSDIEKSYQSLPVSVESDTKVYGYGAEIKLGANYYNTLDIARISPELGLSYYGMSNKNFSLYHLGGTKEHYLAEQFNFIDASAALKWYKPWSDKLRTNLTMGAIVNLYNDAKGNLKLGTNHLSAKVETSKYYGFGQLGLSYAIAHNADLSLNYAGAFTFDDTSSHTMFLKLGLWW
- a CDS encoding bifunctional anthranilate synthase component I family protein/class IV aminotransferase, encoding MEFAIFGKHLFTDLAFKLKAHNQKESKKAFKIIEKNQNKYYFVGYIQYEFHKYLEDKNYQSKEPFLYFFAYKTRKKFSNKTQALDFYPQFTRELDQEQYFQNFEKVKQAIAKGQSYQVNLTQELHLQSNLNMYESFLSLYSKQDTPYKAYMKNEFLELASFSPELFFKIKNNKITTKPMKGTIKRSGDPEEDENFKAFLKQDEKTISENVMIVDLLRNDISKLIKKNSLKCKLFEVKTYPTLHQLISKISGTLKPKSTYFKIFKALFPCGSITGAPKLETIKLIQSLEQRERGIYCGAIGFIHKNKAKFSVAIRTLEQKNHENHLKYGVGSGLVWDSQKQDELEELKLKSKILKPDFYLFETMYYKDHFVLFFKEHLTRLLNSAKFFDFNTQKIMHDFKNILTQKDKKTHFKSLQSFNEAVFNKAFFLTKSHFNPKGQKALKLKLFKNGSYELEFSDLHNNPSTKILLSKDKLKPTLLTHHKTSLRSLYQAHAPLWQKHHCYDVVFFNDQNLLCEGSRTNIIVKIHNEYFTPYAKHCLNGIYRQALLKHKLIKEKNITQDELLNAEEIYAINSLRGLKRVFI